Part of the Methylomonas rapida genome is shown below.
GATACTCGGCAAGGTCGTCAGCATTGGATAATCTTCCAAGGCGATTGGGGTTTGCGGATTGAACAATGGGTCCCGAATCGGCTGACCCTTGGCTTCGGCTTCCTTGACCGCGTGGTTGTAGCCGGCCAGATTACGCACGCCTACCTTGGACATCAGCTTGTAGCGGCGCTCCATCTCCGCGACCGCCCAACGCAAGGCATTCTGGGCGTCTTTCATGTCCGTCACGACTGGCGTCAATAAATGCGGAATCCCTTCATAAACCGACAACTCAAGCATTTTCGGGTCGATCATGATCAGGCGAACGTCTTCCGGCTTGGATTTGTACAGCAAGCTCAAAATCATCGTGTTGATCGCCACCGACTTACCGGAGCCCGTGGTACCGGCCACCAAGGCATGCGGCATTTTGCCGAGATCGGCCACGACGGGGATGCCGGAAATATCCTTGCCCATCGCAATGCTGAGCTTGGATTTGGCGCGTTCAAACTCGTCCGACACCAACAGGTCGCGCAGCGACACCATCTCGCGCTCTTGATTCGGAATCTCGAGACCGATTACCGACTTGCCCTCGATGACTTCTACGATACGCACACTGGTCACCGACAAGCCCCGAGCCAAATCCTTGGCCAGACTGCTAATCCGGCTGACCTTGACTCCGGCCGCCAAGCGCAATTCGAAACGCGTGATCACGGGACCGGGCAACACGGCTTCCACTTCGGCGGAAATCCCATAATCCTGCAATACGTCTTCGACCTGTCTGGAAATCTCTTCCAATTCGGTTTTGGAATAGCGTTTGACCTTAATTTCCCGTTTATCCAGCAATGTCAGAGGCGGCAACGCATTCAAGTAAACATCCTCGCCAAACTCCTCGGCGACAGACTTATTGTCTTTTTTGCGCTGTGGCTTGACTACTGCTGGTTTCTCGGTCGGCACCGATTTCAGGATCTGCAATGCAGGTTTCTTCGGCGCTTCTTCTGCGGGAATTTCAGGGGCACGCGCCTTTTTGCCGCTGACCGCCACTTTCTCCTGCTTGGGTTTGTCGGCGCGATAACGAGTCGGCGCGGCAATGGCCTCTCTCCCAACCACAGTAAATGCACCCAAGGCGAACTTGCCCACCCAATTCATCGCGCCCAGCCAGGACAACCCGGTCAACATCGTTACCCCGGTCATGAAAATCGCCAACAACAGCAAGGTCGATCCGGAATTACCGAGCAGATGCACCAGAACATCGCCGATTTCCCGCCCCAAAATTCCGCCCGGACTTTCCGGCAGATCGACTTTGGTTCTGAGGAAATGCAAATGCAAGCAAAAAATGGCCGAACCGGAAATCATCGTCGCCACAAAGCCGCCAGTGCGCGTCAGCAACATCCATCGACCTTTGTTGACTGGACCGGTCGTATACAGCATATAACCCAGCCCGAATACCATCAGGGGTATCAGATAAGCCATCAAGCCGAAGAAATACAACACGAAATTGGACAGCCAGGCCCCGAACAAACCGCAGGCATTATGGATGGCTTGGTAAGACGTACTGTGACTCCAGCCCGGATCGTTGGAGTCGAAGGTCAACAAGGCGATTAAAAGAAACAGTCCGATGCAAGAAAAACCCAATAGAGCAATTTCGCGAAAACCTCGCGCAGTTCTTTCTTCCACAACAGCTACCATAACTCAATGCTCACAAAATAAGCGTAATAAAACATGATTATAGATGATAAACACAGACTTCACATTAGCTTGAGGCATCAGGAGGCTGCGCTATCGACAATGAATCCGGGTTTAGCCGGCGGTTGATCGAGGGGAACTTGGCGGAAAAGCGGCAGTTTTTTCACGCCAGAAATGCAATCGTTTTGCTTAGCGACCGCTTATTTTCCAGCATGCCTCCCTCTTTGAAACGAGCTATTTGCCTGAAACAGAAAAGCTTCTCCCAGTGTTTTCCGGAACATATCGGGGGCATAATCCTAGAAAAACTCTTTGTCCACGAAACACAGGAAAATCACAAAAAGTTTCAAACAGTTATCACCCCCAAAGAGCAGCGCCGAACAGGTGAATCGATAAATTTCATATCGCAATGATTTATTTCGTGCTTTTCATGGACGTGCTGCTGCAATATTCCTGGCCGCTATGGCATGCGCGCAAGCGCTTGTCAGTTTGCGCCCTGATCGATCCAGTTTTTTATGCGCAAGACCTCGGATTCCGGCAGAAGGTGGCGCTCGGCCATCGGCATATTATTTCGCTGGCCAGATACGATTTGAATCAGCAGACTCTGTTCCCCCTGCCCCGGCAACACCAACGGCGCATCCGCTTTGAAAAAATCTTGTCGTCGATCGACGCGCAAATTTGCCAACGACGTCCGCGGACCATGACAGGCCATGCAATGCTCTACAAAAATGGGATAAACATCCTGCCAAACAAGCTTGACATCGACCGAATCCGGCCCCGGCGTCAAGCTGGCACCCGTCTGTGCCGCCGAATCGAGGCTACTGCCGCCCCGATGCTGCCTTTGCATGGGACGATCATAGGTCTTGACGCTCACCTCGACCAGCCAAGCGAAACCGAAGCAAAGAACGACCAAAACGGCCACTGTCCACGCCGCGCTACGGACCAAGGAAAACGACTTGTCTCTTGCCGCGCCACAACGCTTGCCGATCACCGTCACGATCCAGTTCCAATGCAAAGCCAAATGCACCAGCAAAGTCAGCAACAAGCCGACACTGATCCAAAAATGCACATCGCCCCACTGATGCCGCCCCAAACCCCAGAGCACATGCGTTTTGTTGCTACCGGGCGGCAATGGAAAACGCAGCAAATAGCCCGTTGCGATCATGCCTAGAAACAGCAGCGCCGCAACCAAATCGATGATGATATTTACCAGCGTACGATTCATGCTATTACCCTTTGCGTTACGCCGGCATGCGCGAGGTTTCGTTACATCAACCAATCCGGCCTTAGAAACATGGCCAGCGCCAAAGCCATCATCACGATACCGCTGATGAGTTTTAACCAACGCCCGGACTCTTCGGTGAGTTTATGACTGCCCAGCGTAATAACGGCGATGGTCACCATCAAGGAATCGTCGGCAATATAAGCCAGGATATACAGCAGCAAATAACCGTAGTAACCCATCAAGCCCAATTGATGCTGACTGAGCACGGCGGTATAGATCGCCGGCAAGCCGGCGGTGCACAGCAATTCTATAAAATTGACCAGCACCGCCAGGATCGTTACCGACAACAACGATGCCGCCAAGGCTTCGGTTTGCAGCAAGCCCCGCATGCGCGCATATAAACCGGGCTTGGCTGCAGCCGGAATCGACAAGGAAATGCCTTGCTGAAAGGCGAAGTAATCCTTGACGTTCACCGCGCCTATCAGTAACGCCAGGCCTGCCAGTGTCCAGCGCACCGGATTGGACATGCCCATGATCAGGAACACGTTCAGCCAGG
Proteins encoded:
- a CDS encoding DUF4405 domain-containing protein, which codes for MNRTLVNIIIDLVAALLFLGMIATGYLLRFPLPPGSNKTHVLWGLGRHQWGDVHFWISVGLLLTLLVHLALHWNWIVTVIGKRCGAARDKSFSLVRSAAWTVAVLVVLCFGFAWLVEVSVKTYDRPMQRQHRGGSSLDSAAQTGASLTPGPDSVDVKLVWQDVYPIFVEHCMACHGPRTSLANLRVDRRQDFFKADAPLVLPGQGEQSLLIQIVSGQRNNMPMAERHLLPESEVLRIKNWIDQGAN
- a CDS encoding DNA translocase FtsK, with the translated sequence MVAVVEERTARGFREIALLGFSCIGLFLLIALLTFDSNDPGWSHSTSYQAIHNACGLFGAWLSNFVLYFFGLMAYLIPLMVFGLGYMLYTTGPVNKGRWMLLTRTGGFVATMISGSAIFCLHLHFLRTKVDLPESPGGILGREIGDVLVHLLGNSGSTLLLLAIFMTGVTMLTGLSWLGAMNWVGKFALGAFTVVGREAIAAPTRYRADKPKQEKVAVSGKKARAPEIPAEEAPKKPALQILKSVPTEKPAVVKPQRKKDNKSVAEEFGEDVYLNALPPLTLLDKREIKVKRYSKTELEEISRQVEDVLQDYGISAEVEAVLPGPVITRFELRLAAGVKVSRISSLAKDLARGLSVTSVRIVEVIEGKSVIGLEIPNQEREMVSLRDLLVSDEFERAKSKLSIAMGKDISGIPVVADLGKMPHALVAGTTGSGKSVAINTMILSLLYKSKPEDVRLIMIDPKMLELSVYEGIPHLLTPVVTDMKDAQNALRWAVAEMERRYKLMSKVGVRNLAGYNHAVKEAEAKGQPIRDPLFNPQTPIALEDYPMLTTLPSIVIVIDELADMMMVVGKKVEELIARLAQKARAAGIHLVLATQRPSVDVLTGLIKANVPTRISFQVSSRIDSRTIIDQGGAEALLGNGDMLFLPSGTSIPLRAHGAFVDDHEVHRVVEFLKKTGPTNYLDEITQERTDSGEIAGVEGGDSENDPLYDEAVAFVTESRKASISSVQRRFKIGYNRAARIIEDMENAGVVSPAETNGSREVLAPPPR